The DNA segment TACGGCTGCTCCCGCTACCCCGAGTGTGACTTCGTCTCCTTTACCTTGCCCGGGGAGAGGGAAAGCGCCGCCCCCGCCCCGTCGAAGGTTTCACCCGATGAAGAAGGGACCGGCGGATAAAAGGGTCCTCGTGGCGGGGGCGGGCCTGGCCGGTTCGGAGGCCGCCTGGCAACTGGCCCGGAGGGGTATTCCCGTCACCCTCGTCGAAATGCGCCCCCGGAAGATGACGCCGGCCCACAAGACCCCCGGCTTCGCCGAACTGGTCTGCAGCAACTCCCTCGGCGCCGACGGGACGACGAGCGCGGGGGGCATACTCAAGG comes from the Thermovirga sp. genome and includes:
- a CDS encoding NAD(P)-binding protein yields the protein MKKGPADKRVLVAGAGLAGSEAAWQLARRGIPVTLVEMRPRKMTPAHKTPGFAELVCSNSLGADGTTSAGGILKAELDRLGSLILDCARQSRVPAGKALAVDRRAFSECVTETLGSEPLVAIEREELRDIPEGP